In Lemur catta isolate mLemCat1 chromosome 1, mLemCat1.pri, whole genome shotgun sequence, one DNA window encodes the following:
- the BAMBI gene encoding BMP and activin membrane-bound inhibitor homolog has translation MDRHSSYIFVWLQLELCAMAVLLTKGEIRCYCDAAHCVATGYMCKSELSACFSRLLDPQNTNSPLTHGCLDSLASTADVCQAKQAQNHSGTTMPTLECCHEDMCNYRGLRDVLSPPRGEASGQGNRYQHEGSRNLITKVQELTSSKELWFRAAVIAVPIAGGLILVLLITLALRMLRSENKRLQDQRQQMLSRLHYSFHGHHSKKGQIAKLDLECMVPVSGHENCCLTCDKMRQADLSNDKILSLVHWGMYSGHGKLEFV, from the exons ATGGATCGCCACTCCAGCTACATCTTCGTTTGGCTGCAGCTCGAGCTCTGCGCCATGGCCGTGCTGCTCACCAAAG GTGAAATTCGATGCTACTGTGACGCTGCCCACTGCGTGGCCACTGGTTACATGTGTAAATCTGAGCTCAGTGCCTGCTTCTCGAGACTGCTCGACCCTCAGAACACAAACTCCCCGCTCACCCATGGCTGCCTGGACTCCCTCGCAAGCACGGCAGATGTCTGCCAAGCCAAACAGGCCCAGAACCACTccggcaccaccatgcccacacTGGAATGCTGTCACGAAGACATGTGCAACTACAGAGGGCTGCGCGatgtcctctctcctcccaggggGGAGGCCTCAG GACAAGGAAACCGGTATCAGCATGAGGGTAGCAGGAACCTCATCACCAAGGTGCAGGAGCTGACTTCTTCCAAAGAGCTGTGGTTCCGGGCAGCAGTGATTGCTGTCCCCATTGCTGGAGGGCTGATCTTAGTGTTGCTCATCACGCTGGCCTTGAGGATGCTTCGCAGTGAGAACAAGAGACTGCAGGATCAGAGGCAGCAGATGCTCTCCCGTTTGCACTACAGCTTCCACGGACACCATTCGAAAAAGGGGCAGATCGCAAAGTTAGACTTGGAGTGCATGGTGCCGGTCAGCGGGCACGAGAACTGCTGTCTGACCTGTGACAAAATGCGACAAGCAGACCTCAGCAACGACAAGATCCTCTCGCTTGTTCACTGGGGCATGTACAGCGGACACGGGAAGCTGGAATTCGTATGA